Genomic window ([Eubacterium] hominis):
CATCCTTAGCAAACCAATTGATGTTTCAAAATTTGGAATCATCTTTGCGGGCGCTCAGAAAAACATGGGTTGTGCAGGATTAACTGTTGGCATCGTACGTGAAGATTTATTAGGAAATGCGAAAGAAAACACACCAGTGTTATTAGACTATAAAACACTTGCTGATAAAGATTCTATGTACAACACACCACCAACTTATGCCATCTATATTTTAGGACTTGTCTTAGAATGGATTGAAAACATGGGTGGTGTAGAAGTAATGCAGGAGAAAAACAAGAAGAAAGCTGCAATGTTATATGATTACTTAGACAGCTCTGACTTCTATACTACAACTGCAAACAAAGAAGATCGTTCTATGATGAATGTAACATTCCGTTCACCTAATGCAGAACTTGACGCAAAATTTGCGAAAGAAAGTGCTGCTGCAGGTATGAGTAACTTAAAGGGACACCGTGCAGTTGGAGGAATGCGTGCTTCTATTTATAACGCAATGCCAATCGAAGGTGTTGAAAAGCTGATTGATTTCATGAAGAAATTTGAGGCTGAAAACAAATAAAAAAGGAGAGAGAAAATTTTATGAAAGTAAAATTATTAAATAAAATCGCAAAAGTTGGTTTGGATCAGTTTGATGCAAATTACGAATGCAGTGAAGATTTTCAAGATTACGATGCCATTATGGTACGTAGCGCAAAACTTCACGATGTAGAATTCAGTAAAGATTTAAAATGTATTGCACGTGCAGGTGCTGGTGTAAACAATATTCCACTTGATCGATGCAGTGAAGAAGGAATCGTTGTATTCAATACACCAGGGGCAAATGCCAATGCGGTAAAAGAACTGGTTATTGCGGCACTTGTATTATCTGGAAGAAAGATTGCACAGGGTATCAACTGGGTAAAATCTATCGCTGATGATGACGATTTAAGTAAACAGATTGAAAAAGGCAAAAGTAATTTTGTCGGACCTGAAATTGCAGGTAAAAAACTTGGTGTTATTGGTTTAGGTGCCATTGGGGTACAGGTAGCCAATGCCGCAGCTGCTATGGATATGGAGGTTTATGGTTATGACCCTTATATTTCTGTACAGGCTGCATGGACATTGAAAGCCAGAATCAATCATGCAAAAGACTTGAAAACCATTTTTGAAGAATGTGATTATATCACTGTTCATGTTCCTTATAATGAAGCAACCAAGAACATCGTAAATGCGGAAGCATTTGATCAGATGAAAGACGGCGTTCGTATCTTAAACTTTGCACGTAATGGTCTAATTGATGAAGATGCATTGGTAAAAGCATTGGCAAGTGGCAAAGTTGGTGGATATATCACAGACTTCCCTTCTAAAGAACTGTTACAATTTGATAATGTATTAGGTGTTCCTCACTTAGGTGCTTCTACTCCAGAAAGTGAAGAAAACTGTGCGGTCATGGCAGCAAATGAAATTCGTGATTACCTTGAAAATGGTAATATTACACATTCTGTAAATATGCCAGATATTCAAATGGCACAGGAAGCAAAATATCGTTTGTGTATCATCAATAAAAACATTCCAAACATGGTTGGTGAAATGACCACAAAACTTGCGAATGTTGGAATTAACATTGAGAATATGGCAAACAAGGCAAAGAAAGATTATGCATATACAATTTTGGAAACAAATGATGAAATCTCTGCAGAGCTATTGGATAAATTAGCTGCACAGGATGGTATCAAATCCGTTCGTTTAATTGTAAAATAAGTTGTAAAACAGACATTGCAAAAAGCTGATGTCTGTTTTCTTTTTTTGATAAATTTATGATATAATAAGAAAACCTGTGGAAGGAGGAGCCTTATGAAGTCATTGATTATTGCGGAAAAGCCAGAGCTTGGACGTGCGATTGCTAAAGCGATTGATGGACCAGATAAAGAGGTACATGGTGTCATTGTGAAAAAGAATGTAGTCATCACATGGGCATATGGACACTTGCTGCGATTGGCAGAACCAGATGAATATGATCCAAAATATAAAAAATGGAATAAGGAGGATCTTCCTATTTGTTTTGATAACTGGAAACTGGTGCCAGATGGTTCTAAAAAAGATCGTGTGCAACAAATCATCACACTGATGCAGGATTGTGACCAGATTATCCATGCTGGTGACCCGGATGATGAGGGACAGTTTCTGATTGATGAAATATTAGATTATGCCAAGAACACAAAACCGGTCAAACGTGTGTATATCAATGATAATACACCCTCCAATATCAAAAAAGCTTTTCATCAATTAATTGATAATGATGATAAATTAAGAGCGGTAGGACGAAGCGCTTATGCTCGTGCAGTCGCAGATTATGTAGTAGGCATTAATTATTCACGTTTGTATTCTTTGGCACTTCGTAGAAAAGGTATGAGTGTAGGACGTGTACAAAGCCCTACACTTGGATTAATCGTGACACGTGATGAATTAATTGATCATCATAAGAAACAAAAATACTATGAAATGGAAGTGCAGGGGGATGTGGAAAAACAAGATACCACCATTACCTTTGCATTAAAACCGAAAAATGATTTATTAGATGATGGTAAACACATCTTAAGTCAGAAAATCATGCAGGATATGTGTGATGATATTCTAAAAGAGCCGCATCGTAAGATGAAGGTAGATGAAAAACTGATGGATGTAAAACCACCATTGCCTTTTAATCTGGCAAAACTTCAGGCACATATGAATACAAAGTATGGCTTTGATCTGAGTAAAACGGATGCAATTACCCAGACTCTTCGTGATAAGTATCAGGCAATTACATATAATCGAAGTGATTCACAATATCTAAAAGAGGAACATTTTACAGAAGCTGCTCAGGTATTGACACATGTTATGAAAAAACTGAATGAAACCTATCCTGTGGATTATAAGATTCATTCAGAATGTTTCAATGATAAATATGTCACAGCTCACCACGCTATCATTCCTACTATGTCAGATTTTAATATTGCAGCATTACTTCCA
Coding sequences:
- a CDS encoding DNA topoisomerase III, which translates into the protein MKSLIIAEKPELGRAIAKAIDGPDKEVHGVIVKKNVVITWAYGHLLRLAEPDEYDPKYKKWNKEDLPICFDNWKLVPDGSKKDRVQQIITLMQDCDQIIHAGDPDDEGQFLIDEILDYAKNTKPVKRVYINDNTPSNIKKAFHQLIDNDDKLRAVGRSAYARAVADYVVGINYSRLYSLALRRKGMSVGRVQSPTLGLIVTRDELIDHHKKQKYYEMEVQGDVEKQDTTITFALKPKNDLLDDGKHILSQKIMQDMCDDILKEPHRKMKVDEKLMDVKPPLPFNLAKLQAHMNTKYGFDLSKTDAITQTLRDKYQAITYNRSDSQYLKEEHFTEAAQVLTHVMKKLNETYPVDYKIHSECFNDKYVTAHHAIIPTMSDFNIAALLPDERKVYEEICRQYIMQFLPPVKKRQVSAVIPTEYGDLKATSTFILDEGYKQYFKNNKEEKGDNEEVDTGKFDLPKGNYEVSLHDGIVNEKETNPPKRYTQASLIKDMTSIAKYVEDKEIKEILKKKDKDKKGENGSIGTSATRSQIVETLIKRGYVQMKGKNIISTQLGKDFYHLLPEEIKKADLTAKWWVIQEDIKEGNADVSTLVQSVLDAFTPHLKENLSNLKAGGEVPIDDDREAIGVCPVCGNKIVENSKGYGCVNYRNGCKFAIWKDDQFFKNIHKDVSKPMAEKLLKDKYCLVKLMEQEEEVVKILQLGIRNGRAVYRLLDKK
- a CDS encoding 3-phosphoglycerate dehydrogenase → MKVKLLNKIAKVGLDQFDANYECSEDFQDYDAIMVRSAKLHDVEFSKDLKCIARAGAGVNNIPLDRCSEEGIVVFNTPGANANAVKELVIAALVLSGRKIAQGINWVKSIADDDDLSKQIEKGKSNFVGPEIAGKKLGVIGLGAIGVQVANAAAAMDMEVYGYDPYISVQAAWTLKARINHAKDLKTIFEECDYITVHVPYNEATKNIVNAEAFDQMKDGVRILNFARNGLIDEDALVKALASGKVGGYITDFPSKELLQFDNVLGVPHLGASTPESEENCAVMAANEIRDYLENGNITHSVNMPDIQMAQEAKYRLCIINKNIPNMVGEMTTKLANVGINIENMANKAKKDYAYTILETNDEISAELLDKLAAQDGIKSVRLIVK
- the serC gene encoding 3-phosphoserine/phosphohydroxythreonine transaminase, translated to MAENRIFNFSAGPSMLPLEVLQKAQSQMLNYEGSGMSVMEMSHRSKAYDEIITTTQARLRRILNIPDNYKVLFMQGGGTMQFSMVPLNLLQKGKADYILTGYFAEKAYKEACKFGDIKVAASSKEQDFTFIPKQEDLNLDPEADYVYLCANNTIYGTEWQYVPETNGVPIVADMSSDILSKPIDVSKFGIIFAGAQKNMGCAGLTVGIVREDLLGNAKENTPVLLDYKTLADKDSMYNTPPTYAIYILGLVLEWIENMGGVEVMQEKNKKKAAMLYDYLDSSDFYTTTANKEDRSMMNVTFRSPNAELDAKFAKESAAAGMSNLKGHRAVGGMRASIYNAMPIEGVEKLIDFMKKFEAENK